In Actinoplanes octamycinicus, the genomic window CAAGGTCGGCGGCGGGGCGAGCACCGTCACGGCCGGCAGCCGGACGCTGCGCGACGTCGCGCCCGGGTCGACGCTCACCCCGAAGAACTGGGACGCCGCCGGCCGCTACGACGTCGAGGCCGCCTCGAAGATCACCTTGCTGAACGTGGAAGCCGGGTGACCCCCGAGGCGGGCGCCCGGATCAGGACAGGACGCGGAGGCGGACCGTCTGGTCCATCGCGCGCAGCTGCTCCAGGACCTCGTCGCTGTAGCCCTTGCCGATGTCGGTGATCAGGTAGCCGTACTCCCCGCGGGTGCTCAGCAGCTGACCCTCGACGTTCACGTTGTGCTCGGCCAGGATCCGGTTGACCTGGGCCAGCACGCCCGGGGTGTTGATGTGCACGTGCACGATCCGGTGCAGGCCGGGCTGCTCGGGCAGGACCACGCCGGGCAGGTTCACGCTGAGCGTGGTGTTGCCCTCGGTGAGGAACTTGGCCAGCTTGTTCGCCACGAAGCCGCCGATGTCGGACTGGGCCTCCTCGGTCGAACCGCCGATGTGCGGGGTGAGAATCACGTTCGGCAGGCCGCGCAGCTCGGAGAGGAACTCGTCGCCCCGGCCCTTCGGCTCCTGCGGGAAGACGTCGACGGCGGCGCCGGCCAGGTGGCCGCTCTTCAGCGCGTCGCGCAGCGCCAGGTGGTCGACGACGATGCCGCGGGACAGGTTGAGGAACAGGCTGCCCGGGCGCATCTTGGCGAACTGCTCGGCGCCGAAGAAGCCGGCGTTGCCCGGCCGGCCGTCGACGTGCAGGGTGACGATGTCGCTGCTCTCCAGCAGCTCGTCCAGGCTGGCGCAGCGGTGCGCGTTGCTCAGCGCCAG contains:
- the serA gene encoding phosphoglycerate dehydrogenase produces the protein MTPCELGFGVAARAVYRNMERKMMIDQPKVRVLLLESIHPDAVSRLEEDGFQVESVASALDEAELIERISGVHLLGIRSKTKVTAKVLAAADSLVAIGAFCIGTDQIDLTTASTSGIAVFNAPFSNTRSVVELAIAEIIAMTRRLTEKNALMHQGVWDKSADGAHEIRGRRLGIIGYGNIGTQLSVLAENLGMSVSFYDTADKLALSNAHRCASLDELLESSDIVTLHVDGRPGNAGFFGAEQFAKMRPGSLFLNLSRGIVVDHLALRDALKSGHLAGAAVDVFPQEPKGRGDEFLSELRGLPNVILTPHIGGSTEEAQSDIGGFVANKLAKFLTEGNTTLSVNLPGVVLPEQPGLHRIVHVHINTPGVLAQVNRILAEHNVNVEGQLLSTRGEYGYLITDIGKGYSDEVLEQLRAMDQTVRLRVLS